One Thalassoglobus sp. JC818 genomic region harbors:
- a CDS encoding sulfatase gives MFLAFSGERRKFTNSSRRPTYSQAVHPRRSFAKWSLLAALICLLSLNGISKAQEEQQTAEESDREARPKPNVLLIMVDDLNDWIGCMRGHPGTQTPNIDALSREGVLFMNAHCQGPICGPSRASMLSGLFPHTTGVYQQPTKDNLGKDEEHFRGKLLPEYFAQNGYETLGVGKITHGYPEDVAFQKYGGWKDGFGPKPEGGKRFNYELPSSPYSGTQTDWGAFPERDEQMPDFRSASWAIEQLESDHDKPFFLAVGMVRPHVPFYVPEKWFEQFPLESVVLPKFYREDQNDIPELGIRIHELPKYPDLAFLQANNDEQYRKCVQAYLACINFVDFQIGRVLQSLMASDYADNTVIVLCSDHGYHIGEKDRVSKHSLWEESTHVPLIISLPVHRNDPREIIRRNQLPVGLIDIYPTLLELCGLPANPSNEGESLVPLLFQPQVDGWREAILTTYAKGNHALRTETHRLIRYEDGRFELYDHTSDPEEWNNLAGPAQTSRAAMEVNFELAQHLSQYFPKTEADYHPSTSRSAINAWFEEHLKANGVIPSDTPEE, from the coding sequence ATGTTTCTTGCTTTTTCGGGTGAACGTCGAAAGTTCACGAACTCATCGAGGCGCCCCACATACTCTCAAGCGGTACATCCTCGACGTTCATTCGCAAAGTGGTCCCTGCTCGCTGCACTCATCTGCTTGCTCTCATTGAACGGAATCAGCAAAGCACAGGAGGAACAGCAAACTGCCGAAGAATCGGATCGCGAAGCACGGCCCAAGCCGAACGTTCTACTGATCATGGTCGACGACTTGAACGACTGGATTGGATGCATGCGTGGGCATCCCGGAACTCAGACTCCGAACATTGATGCACTTTCACGCGAAGGTGTGTTGTTCATGAACGCACATTGCCAGGGCCCGATTTGTGGTCCGTCGCGTGCGTCGATGCTGTCAGGGCTCTTCCCTCACACAACCGGGGTTTATCAACAGCCAACAAAAGACAATCTCGGGAAAGACGAAGAGCACTTCCGCGGCAAACTGCTGCCTGAGTACTTCGCTCAAAATGGTTACGAAACGCTCGGCGTGGGAAAGATCACTCACGGGTATCCCGAAGACGTGGCTTTTCAGAAATACGGGGGCTGGAAAGATGGATTCGGCCCAAAACCTGAGGGGGGAAAACGCTTCAATTACGAACTTCCTTCAAGCCCGTATTCAGGCACACAAACCGATTGGGGAGCCTTTCCCGAACGAGATGAACAAATGCCCGATTTCCGCTCGGCAAGCTGGGCGATCGAGCAACTGGAAAGCGATCACGACAAACCGTTCTTTCTCGCGGTCGGCATGGTTCGGCCACACGTTCCGTTTTACGTCCCGGAGAAGTGGTTCGAACAATTTCCTCTCGAAAGTGTCGTCCTTCCCAAGTTCTATCGAGAGGACCAAAACGATATTCCAGAGCTAGGAATTCGCATTCACGAGTTGCCGAAGTATCCGGATCTCGCCTTCCTGCAAGCGAACAACGACGAACAGTATCGAAAGTGTGTTCAGGCTTACCTGGCGTGCATCAACTTTGTCGACTTCCAGATTGGTCGAGTGCTCCAGTCACTCATGGCCAGTGACTACGCAGACAATACGGTCATTGTTTTGTGCAGCGATCACGGCTATCACATCGGCGAGAAAGATCGCGTCTCCAAGCACAGCCTTTGGGAAGAGTCGACTCACGTCCCGCTAATCATCTCGCTGCCCGTTCATCGAAACGATCCGCGTGAAATCATACGGCGAAACCAACTGCCCGTGGGACTCATCGACATCTATCCAACTCTGCTCGAGTTGTGTGGTCTCCCCGCGAATCCTTCCAATGAAGGCGAAAGCCTCGTCCCGTTACTCTTCCAACCGCAAGTCGATGGTTGGCGCGAAGCCATTCTAACAACCTACGCCAAAGGCAATCACGCACTACGTACTGAAACTCATCGTCTCATTCGCTACGAAGATGGTCGGTTCGAGTTGTATGACCACACTTCCGATCCCGAAGAGTGGAACAATCTCGCCGGTCCTGCTCAAACCAGCCGGGCTGCGATGGAAGTCAACTTCGAACTTGCGCAGCATCTGAGTCAGTACTTTCCTAAGACGGAAGCGGACTATCATCCATCCACCAGCCGCAGTGCGATTAACGCATGGTTCGAGGAGCACCTCAAAGCGAACGGTGTGATTCCCTCCGACACCCCCGAAGAATAG
- a CDS encoding thermonuclease family protein, translating into MSRKRFRRPSRTGPVLFVLLILWIAYRLYSVSEQQQQAPVATYENVVVARVVDGDTLLLDSGARLRLLGVDTPETKHPDLPPQPFGLEATQFTERFIQSGDVRLEFDRERFDNYGRILAFVFVNDRMLNEELVAAGLATAEPQYPYRGDYKRRFLKAEESAKAARLAIWSIQELPKQEILREF; encoded by the coding sequence ATGAGCCGAAAGCGTTTTCGTCGTCCATCCAGGACCGGACCAGTTCTCTTCGTCCTCTTGATCCTGTGGATTGCGTATCGGCTCTACTCTGTTTCGGAGCAGCAACAACAGGCTCCAGTCGCGACTTACGAGAACGTCGTTGTGGCGCGCGTTGTCGATGGGGACACCTTGCTGCTCGACTCAGGTGCCCGATTGCGGCTTCTCGGAGTCGACACTCCCGAAACCAAACACCCGGATCTCCCTCCGCAACCGTTCGGGCTGGAAGCGACTCAATTCACAGAACGTTTCATACAGTCAGGCGATGTGCGGCTTGAATTTGACCGAGAACGATTTGACAACTACGGAAGAATTCTCGCCTTCGTTTTCGTCAATGATCGCATGCTCAACGAAGAGCTAGTCGCTGCCGGATTGGCAACGGCAGAGCCACAATACCCCTATCGAGGCGACTACAAACGCAGGTTCCTCAAGGCAGAGGAGTCCGCGAAGGCAGCACGTCTCGCAATCTGGTCGATTCAAGAATTGCCCAAACAAGAAATTCTCCGCGAGTTTTGA